The Streptomyces sp. TLI_105 DNA segment CGTCGAGGTAGCCGTGCACCGGCAGCATCCGTTCGATGCGCACGCCGGGGGGTTGTCGAGGGACACGAGCACCATCGAGTGACGGGCGTGGCGCGGGGCTTCGGGATCGGTCAGTCCCATGAAGATGACGAAGCGGCAGTCCGGGTGCCCGATGCCCGTGCTCCACCACTTGCGGCCGTTGAGGACGACGGTGTCGCCGTCCACGAGGGCGGTGGCGGCCATGTTGGCGGCGCCGGAGGAGGCCACGCCCGGCTCGGTCATGCAGAAGGCCGAGCGGATCTCGCCGCGCAGCAGCGGTTCCGTCCAGCGCCGACGCTGGTCGTCGCTGCCGTAGTGGGGCAGGACCTCGGCGTTTCCGGTGTCGGGCGCGTTGCAGTTGAAGATCTCGGGCGCGATGAGCGAGCGGCCCATGAGTTCGGCCAGGGGCGCGTATTCGGTGTTGGTGAGGCCCGCGCCGTAGGTGGGGTCGGGGAGGAACAGGTTCCACAGCCCGGCCGTCTTCGCCTTGGCCTTGAGTTCGTCGATGAGCGACGGGATGGACGCCCAGCGGCCCTCCTGACCGCGCAGCGCGGTGAGGTACTCCTGCTCGCGCGGCAGGACCTGCGACGTCATGAATGCGCTGACGCGCTCGATGTAATCGCGTGCCTTGGGCGAGTGTCCGAAGTCCATGCGCTTCCCATCTTGTCGAGCACGCACTCGCCGACCACAAGCGCTGGAAGCGGCTGACCCGCTGGACGCACCGTCGAGATGTCCTGCCCGACACCTACCGGGCCATCGCCGGCCTCGTCTCCGACCGCAACACCACCGCCTGACAAAACCACCGGCTCAGGACCGTGCATCTCCGACGCAATCACGCACCAGCTCGTAAGAACTCCTAACGGAATGAAGGTTGCCCTCCCGGGCTCGGGGGCTGTGAAGGGCTGGCGGCGGTCAGCTGTCCTTCACGGTGAGGCCGATGTGCTGGGCGAGGGCGGGCGCGAGGTCGAAGAGCTGGAGGGTGCTGATGGTGGCGCCCTTGAGGGCCTCGACACCGGAGGTGATGCCCAGTGCCGTGGCCTCGCGCAGGTCGACCCGGGCGAGGGTGGCCTTGGTGAGGTCGACCCGCTCCAGGGTCGTCCCCGGGAAGGAGACACCCGTCAGGCTCGCGCCGGCGAAGTCCACGTCGCGCAGCAGGCAGTCGACGAACGTGACGTCTCGCAGCTGGGCCGCACGCGGGTTGACCGAGTCGAACTCGCAGTGGTGGAAGGCGGTGCGGCGCATCTGGCTGCCGTGGAGCTGGGTGCCGGCGAGCAGGCTGGAACGGCATTCGGTGTCCAGCCAGACGGTCTCGGCGAGGTCGCTGCCCACGGTGCGGATGGTGTCTAACCAGACGGTGTCCAGGCGTGCGCGCCGGAACCGGCCGCCGGTGAAGGTCACCGAGGACAGGGCGCAAAGGAGTGCACACCCGAGGGTCAGGAAGGCGGCGAGCGGGATGCCGCCGGCGTCTGTGATCAGGTGATGCTTGCTGCCGGTTCTGCCCCGGTCAACAGGGCTTCGTCCGGTCCTGGATCCCCCTTTAGGGCCCGGATGCGGGAGCCGTCGACCGCCGCCCGGGAGAAGTCCAGGATGTTCGCACCGCGCAGCTTGGCCAGGAGCACCTCGTGCAACCGGGGCCAGACACCCGCCTGGGTCCACTCGGCGAAGCGGCGCCAGCAGGTCATGCCTGAGCCGAAACCGAGGTCCTGCTGCAGGTGCTCCCAGGCGATCCCGGTGTGCAGGACGGACAGAATGCCCCGGAACACCAGCCGGTCCGGATGCCGCTTGCGCCCCGGATAGCGAACACGACGCTGGACCGTCGGCAGCAGCGGCTCGATCACCGTCCACAGTTCGTCGTCCACATCCCAGGGCTTGGGCCGAGCCACCCCACACCCCCGGATCATCAGTCCCAGAGCGCCCCCCGAAGATCATTTCGTTAGGGGTTCCAGGGGTGAGTAACTGATACCTGTCGGGCCGATCACTCGGAAATCGCCGACGCGTTCACGGGGCAGTCGCTGATGCCGTTAACCGGCTGGAGTGAGGGTGCACGGAGAAACCGAACGGCAGGGCCGTATCCTGAGGCAGGCGACGCGGGCACTGCCGATGCGTCGCAGCCGTCCGTCGCCGCCGGGCGCCGCCCACGCCGGGTACCGGGTGCCCGGCAAACGATCGGGAGTCGACAGTGATCAGTCTGGCCGCAGTGGGGGGAGTGGCCCTGGTCGAATTGGGCATGGCCCTGACCCCGGGACCGAACATGGTCCACCTCGCCTCACGCGCGATTACCCAAGGCCGCAGGGCTGGCCTCGTCAGCCTGAGCGGGACCGCCGTGGGATTCCTGTGCTATCTGCTGGCTGCGGCCGCCGGCCTGTCCGCGTTGTTCGCCGCCGTCCCGCTCGCGTACACGATGGTCAAGCTCGCCGGGGCCGCCTACCTGGCCTACCTGGCCTGGAACATGCTCAAGCCCGGTGGCCGCTCCCCCTTCGCTCCGGCCCAGGATCTGCCTCCCGTCTCCGATGCCCGCCTGTTCTCCATGGGGCTTCTGACCAACCTGCTCAACCCCAAGATCGCTCTCCTGTACGCCGCTCTTCTGCCCCAGTTCATGGATCCGCAGGCGGGTCCGGCCTGGGCACAACTGCTGCAGCTCGGCAGTGTGCAGATCATCGTGGGAGTCTCCGTGAACGCTCTGGTCATGCTGAGCGCAGCACGGGTGTCAGGGTTTCTGGCTACCCGGCCCCGCGTGATGACCGCTCAGCGGTTCGCGGCAGGCGGCTTGCTCGGTGTCTTCGCGCTGCGCACAGCCCTGTCCCGTACCCCTGTCTCGGCCTGAGCCATGTACGTGCACCCGTGAGGCCGGTGCTCCGCTGAGGCAGTCGCGGCATCGGCTGGGGAGCTGATATCAGCTGGGCGCAACCGGAAAACATGAACAGAGTTACGCGTTCGTCAGCAGACTTGGAGCGATCCTACGGACGAGCCGAGCGTGACAGCGTTCTCTCCCTCAGAGACCTCATTCTGAAACGATCAGTAAAGCGCCTTGCAGAAGGCTTCGGTTCGGGCATTTCCCCTGCATGCGTGGGGTGTTGAGGGCTGGGCCGTGGTGGGTGGAGACGTTCACGGGTCTGCGGATGCGGCAGTTCGCGCCGCTCTTCGAAGTCTCGCCGGCGACCGCGTGCCGGGTGATCAAGCGGCCGCGGCCGCTGCTCGCGATCGAGCCGGCCACCCGTCCGGCCGACGCGGTCGACCGGCCGTGGATCGCGGACGGCACCCTGGTCCCGGTCCGCGACCGGAAGACCGGGGCGTCCTCACTCAGTTACCGGTTCTCGGCGAACGTACAGGTCAACATCGACGCCGACACCACACTGGCCATCGCAGCAGGCGGGCCGGTACCCGGCACCACCACCGACGCGAAGGCCTGGCGGGACTCCGGCCCGGCCGCCGTCTGCGAGGGCATGACCGCGCCGGCCGACGGCACCTACCTCAACACCGCGCTCGTCGCCCCGCCCCGCAAACGCCCGGGCAGGGCCCTGCTCCCCTGCAAGGAGGACGACAACGCCGAACACCGACGAGTCCGGGCCCGCATCGAGGCCGCCTTCGCCCGTATGAAGCGCTACGAGATCCTCCGCCACTGCCGCCGGCGCGGCAACGGACTCCACCACGCCGTCGCCCCCATGCACAACCTCTCCCCTGCCGCATGACCAGACCGGCCACAAACCCGGCTCCGACCTGCCCGAACACGAGCTTCCGCAACACGCTTCAGCCAGGTTCGGGGCCGGGTTCGGGTTCGTCGTGGATGGTCAATGCTCCGGCGAGGTCGAGATCGGCGACAGTGCCGTGTGCTCCGGCGCGGACGAGCAGCACTGCGCCGAGCGCGGTGCTCCAGAACGTCCTGGCCTCCACGTCGAGCGGTCGACGGGCCCTCCAGCCGCGACCGTCGATGAGCCGGCTCGCGAAGTGCTCCGATTGCCGGAACAGCAACTGGAGGTGCCGGTCGACCACGGGGGCGAGCTCGGGCTTGGAGATCGCGGCGGCGAGTGCTCGCGCCACGGAGGGGAGCGAGGGCATGGCCAGTACGGCGCGGGCGATGTTGCGCCGAAAGGTCGCCGCATCAGGGGCTTGGCGCCCGATGCGCTCGATCCGGCGGGCGTCGTGCAGCAGGCCGAGGAAGGCGGCGTGCACGAGCAGCGAGTCCTTGGAGCCGAAGTAGTAGGTGACCTGATTGGGGAAGGCGCCTGCCGCGTTCGCGATCTCCGCGACGCTCACCTCGGCGCCGGGCCGCTCCTTGCAGAGCTGTGCAGTTGCCTCGATCAGCCGGCGCCTCGTCGCGCGACCACGGTCGCGCGACCGAGTCGACGCCGATCGAGCTTCGGTTCGCTTCTTCTCCACACCCAAATTGTATGTGATACAACAGGTCCCTGTTCACTTGTATCGCATACAAGAAAGGTTGAAGGGCATGCACCGGACTGAAGTCGTCGTGACCGGACTCGGCGCGATCACGCCACTCGGTGGAGACGTGGAGTCCACCTGGGAAGCCCTGCTTGCCGGCGAGTCCGGCATCCGTGGTGGCGTCCTGCGAGGCCAGGAGGACACCGGCCTTCCCGACATCGTCGCGGGGACGATGTCGATCGATCCCGCGACGTCACTGCTGCCGGCTCAGGCCAGGCGGCTCGACCGCTCGCAGCAGGCGGCCTTCACCGCGGCGGCCGAAGCCTGGGCCGATGCCGGCGCCCCGGAGGTGGACCCGGACCGGCTCGCCTCAGCGATCGGCACAGGCATCGGTGGCGTACACACGTTGTTGAAGCAGGACGACGTACTGGAGGCGGCCGGGATGCGGCGCGTCTCGCCCCGCACGGTCCCGATGCTCATGCCCAATGCGGCGGCGGCGCTGATCAGCATCGAGT contains these protein-coding regions:
- a CDS encoding TetR/AcrR family transcriptional regulator C-terminal domain-containing protein; amino-acid sequence: MEKKRTEARSASTRSRDRGRATRRRLIEATAQLCKERPGAEVSVAEIANAAGAFPNQVTYYFGSKDSLLVHAAFLGLLHDARRIERIGRQAPDAATFRRNIARAVLAMPSLPSVARALAAAISKPELAPVVDRHLQLLFRQSEHFASRLIDGRGWRARRPLDVEARTFWSTALGAVLLVRAGAHGTVADLDLAGALTIHDEPEPGPEPG
- a CDS encoding transposase family protein, which encodes MRGVLRAGPWWVETFTGLRMRQFAPLFEVSPATACRVIKRPRPLLAIEPATRPADAVDRPWIADGTLVPVRDRKTGASSLSYRFSANVQVNIDADTTLAIAAGGPVPGTTTDAKAWRDSGPAAVCEGMTAPADGTYLNTALVAPPRKRPGRALLPCKEDDNAEHRRVRARIEAAFARMKRYEILRHCRRRGNGLHHAVAPMHNLSPAA
- a CDS encoding LysE family translocator; this translates as MISLAAVGGVALVELGMALTPGPNMVHLASRAITQGRRAGLVSLSGTAVGFLCYLLAAAAGLSALFAAVPLAYTMVKLAGAAYLAYLAWNMLKPGGRSPFAPAQDLPPVSDARLFSMGLLTNLLNPKIALLYAALLPQFMDPQAGPAWAQLLQLGSVQIIVGVSVNALVMLSAARVSGFLATRPRVMTAQRFAAGGLLGVFALRTALSRTPVSA
- a CDS encoding pentapeptide repeat-containing protein, with protein sequence MTFTGGRFRRARLDTVWLDTIRTVGSDLAETVWLDTECRSSLLAGTQLHGSQMRRTAFHHCEFDSVNPRAAQLRDVTFVDCLLRDVDFAGASLTGVSFPGTTLERVDLTKATLARVDLREATALGITSGVEALKGATISTLQLFDLAPALAQHIGLTVKDS